From the genome of Ziziphus jujuba cultivar Dongzao chromosome 6, ASM3175591v1, one region includes:
- the LOC112493315 gene encoding glycine-rich cell wall structural protein 1.8 translates to MCKTAKSTLVGSSSISECKLVLDHLLGNWDNQKYFFFFFFFFFFFFFLFFCACASATVYVVSYNALLPSLCESSIPINTPPFLCISNPKSFQMASRKLITCVFFALLCVGISSAARALLNYEYPHYAGVVGYGGGHGGGGGSGGGYGGGGAGGYGGGGGGGEGGGGGYGSVGESGGAGHGIGGGGGSGYGGAAGHGGGGGGGSGGGGGGGTAYGAGGYAGGGGEGGGKGYGSGGGGGGGDHGSGYGGGGGGGSGGGGGSGYAGDHGAGYGGGGGSGAGAGGGYGGGGDHGAGYGGGGGHGGGGGEGYGAGGAHGGGYGSGGGEGGGSGGGAGGAGGYGGGGGGGSGGGGGYGGGGAHGGGYGGGGGEGGGHGGGGYAP, encoded by the coding sequence ATGTGCAAGACAGCAAAAAGCACACTAGTGGGGTCTAGTAGCATAAGTGAGTGTAAACTTGTACTGGACCACCTTCTTGGGAATTGGGACAACCAAAaatacttcttctttttcttcttcttcttcttcttcttcttcttcttattcttctgtGCATGTGCTTCAGCCACTGTGTATGTCGTGTCCTATAACGCGCTTTTGCCTTCTTTATGCGAATCCTCCATTCCTATAAATACCCCACCTTTCCTTTGCATTTCCAATCCCAAGTCATTCCAAATGGCGTCTCGAAAACTTATCACTTGTGTTTTCTTTGCTTTACTGTGTGTTGGTATTAGCTCTGCGGCTAGAGCCCTCCTCAACTATGAATATCCTCATTATGCAGGTGTAGTCGGCTATGGCGGAGGCCATGGTGGAGGCGGAGGTTCTGGAGGAGGTTACGGTGGCGGCGGTGCTGGTGGTTATGGTGGTGGCGGCGGAGGAGgtgaaggtggtggtggtggatatGGAAGTGTAGGAGAATCTGGTGGAGCTGGTCATGGCATTGGTGGAGGTGGTGGCTCTGGATATGGTGGTGCTGCTGGACATGGCGGCGGCGGAGGAGGTGGAAGTGGTGGTGGCGGTGGCGGCGGCACTGCTTATGGAGCTGGAGGATATGCAGGTGGAGGTGGTGAAGGAGGTGGTAAAGGATATGGctctggtggtggtggtggaggtggtGACCATGGTTCTGGATAcggtggaggtggaggtggcGGTAGTGGCGGCGGTGGAGGCTCGGGATATGCGGGAGACCATGGAGCTGGTTATGGAGGAGGAGGTGGTAGCGGAGCTGGAGCCGGCGGTGGCTATGGAGGTGGTGGTGATCATGGGGCAGGCTATGGAGGTGGTGGCGGGCATGGCGGCGGTGGTGGTGAAGGTTATGGTGCTGGGGGAGCTCACGGTGGTGGATATGGCAGCGGTGGAGGAGAAGGTGGCGGTTCTGGAGGTGGAGCTGGCGGAGCTGGCGGGTACGGTGGTGGTGGCGGTGGCGGCTCTGGAGGTGGAGGTGGATATGGTGGTGGGGGTGCGCATGGGGGTGGctatggaggaggaggaggcgaAGGTGGTGGACATGGGGGTGGTGGCTATGCCCCATGA
- the LOC107430604 gene encoding glycine-rich cell wall structural protein 1.8-like isoform X1: protein MPIQFLYKPKPLLHSNPSHFPMASKKLLTCVFFVLLGIGISSAARALLHYEEEPVHVIGYGGGHGIGGGGGGGNGGAGGGGGGGGGEGGGGGGGGGYGNVGGYGGGGAGHGSGGGGGSGYGGGDASGQGGGGGGGTGGGGGGGTAYGGGAGGHGSGAGEGGGKGYGGGGGGGGDRGGGGGGGGSGGGGGGGGGSGYGGDHGAGYGSGTGAGSGGGYGEGGDHGAGYGGGGGGGHGGGGGEGYGAGGAHGGGYGGGGGEGGGSGGGAGRAGGYGGGGGAGSGGGGGYGGEGAHGGGYGGGGGEGGGHGGGGYAP from the coding sequence ATGCCGATCCAATTCCTATATAAACCTAAACCTCTCTTGCATTCCAACCCAAGTCATTTTCCCATGGCGTCTAAAAAACTTCTCACTTGTGTTTTCTTTGTGTTGCTTGGTATAGGAATTAGCTCTGCAGCTAGAGCACTCCTCCACTATGAAGAAGAACCTGTCCACGTGATCGGCTATGGCGGAGGCCATGGCATTGGTGGAGGCGGTGGAGGAGGAAACGGTGGTGCtggtggtggaggtggaggtggaggaggtgaaggtggtggtggtggcggcggTGGTGGATATGGAAATGTAGGAGgatatggtggtggtggtgcggGACATGGAAGTGGTGGAGGTGGTGGTTCTGGATATGGAGGTGGAGATGCCTCTGGACAGGGTGGCGGCGGTGGCGGTGGTACCGGTGGAGGTGGCGGTGGTGGAACTGCTTATGGAGGTGGAGCTGGAGGACATGGAAGTGGAGCCGGTGAAGGAGGTGGTAAAGGAtatggtggtggtggcggtggAGGTGGAGATCGtggtggtggaggtggaggtggtggaAGTGGTGGcggtggaggtggaggtggcGGCTCCGGATATGGTGGAGATCATGGGGCTGGTTATGGAAGTGGAACAGGAGCAGGGTCTGGTGGTGGATATGGAGAAGGCGGTGATCATGGTGCAGGATATGgaggcggtggtggtggtgggcaTGGTGGAGGTGGCGGAGAAGGTTATGGTGCTGGAGGAGCACATGGAGGTGGatatggtggtggtggaggagaaGGAGGTGGTTCTGGAGGTGGAGCAGGCAGAGCTGGTGGGTATGGCGGTGGGGGCGGTGCTGGTTCTGGTGGTGGAGGTGGATATGGTGGTGAGGGTGCACATGGGGGTGGCTATGGCGGTGGAGGAGGTGAAGGTGGTGGACATGGTGGTGGTGGTTACGCACCTTGA
- the LOC107430604 gene encoding glycine-rich cell wall structural protein 1.8-like isoform X2, producing the protein MPIQFLYKPKPLLHSNPSHFPMASKKLLTCVFFVLLGIGISSAARALLHYEEEPVHVIGYGGGHGIGGGGGGGNGGAGGGGGGGGGEGGGGGGGGGYGNVGGYGGGGAGHGSGGGGGSGYGGGDASGQGGGGGGGTGGGGGGGTAYGGGAGGHGSGAGEGGGKGYGGGGGGGGGGGSGYGGDHGAGYGSGTGAGSGGGYGEGGDHGAGYGGGGGGGHGGGGGEGYGAGGAHGGGYGGGGGEGGGSGGGAGRAGGYGGGGGAGSGGGGGYGGEGAHGGGYGGGGGEGGGHGGGGYAP; encoded by the exons ATGCCGATCCAATTCCTATATAAACCTAAACCTCTCTTGCATTCCAACCCAAGTCATTTTCCCATGGCGTCTAAAAAACTTCTCACTTGTGTTTTCTTTGTGTTGCTTGGTATAGGAATTAGCTCTGCAGCTAGAGCACTCCTCCACTATGAAGAAGAACCTGTCCACGTGATCGGCTATGGCGGAGGCCATGGCATTGGTGGAGGCGGTGGAGGAGGAAACGGTGGTGCtggtggtggaggtggaggtggaggaggtgaaggtggtggtggtggcggcggTGGTGGATATGGAAATGTAGGAGgatatggtggtggtggtgcggGACATGGAAGTGGTGGAGGTGGTGGTTCTGGATATGGAGGTGGAGATGCCTCTGGACAGGGTGGCGGCGGTGGCGGTGGTACCGGTGGAGGTGGCGGTGGTGGAACTGCTTATGGAGGTGGAGCTGGAGGACATGGAAGTGGAGCCGGTGAAGGAGGTGGTAAAGGAtatggtggtggtggcggtggAG gtggaggtggcGGCTCCGGATATGGTGGAGATCATGGGGCTGGTTATGGAAGTGGAACAGGAGCAGGGTCTGGTGGTGGATATGGAGAAGGCGGTGATCATGGTGCAGGATATGgaggcggtggtggtggtgggcaTGGTGGAGGTGGCGGAGAAGGTTATGGTGCTGGAGGAGCACATGGAGGTGGatatggtggtggtggaggagaaGGAGGTGGTTCTGGAGGTGGAGCAGGCAGAGCTGGTGGGTATGGCGGTGGGGGCGGTGCTGGTTCTGGTGGTGGAGGTGGATATGGTGGTGAGGGTGCACATGGGGGTGGCTATGGCGGTGGAGGAGGTGAAGGTGGTGGACATGGTGGTGGTGGTTACGCACCTTGA